From Sus scrofa isolate TJ Tabasco breed Duroc chromosome 18, Sscrofa11.1, whole genome shotgun sequence, a single genomic window includes:
- the RNF148 gene encoding RING finger protein 148: protein MNLLRITPSIHRSLSSGLLRLNIFLLLSLPVSKGKAIWTAHLNITFQVGTRIISELGESGVFGNHSPLERVSGVVVLPEGWNQNACNPMTNFSRPEWADSWLALIERGGCTFTHKINVAAEKGANGVIIYNYPGTGNKVFPMSHQGTEKTVAVMIGNLKGMELLHLIQKGVYVTIIIEVGRMHMPWLSHYVMSLFTFLAATVAYLFLFCAWRPRVPSSPTRRRRHIKADVRRAIGQLPLRVLKDGDKELDPEEDSCVVCFDIYKPQDVVRTLTCKHFFHKACIDPWLLAHRTCPMCKCDILKP from the coding sequence ATGAACCTACTTAGAATTACTCCTTCAATCCATAGATCTCTTTCATCTGGACTGTTGAGGCTCAACATCTTTCTGCTACTTAGCCTTCCTGTCTCAAAGGGGAAAGCCATTTGGACAGCCCACCTGAATATAACGTTTCAGGTGGGAACTCGGATTATATCAGAATTAGGAGAGAGTGGCGTGTTCGGGAATCACTCTCCTCTGGAAAGGGTGTCTGGTGTGGTGGTACTTCCTGAAGGATGGAATCAGAATGCTTGTAATCCTATGACCAACTTCAGCAGGCCTGAGTGGGCAGACTCTTGGTTGGCCCTCATTGAACGAGGAGGCTGTACTTTCACACACAAGATCAATGTGGCGGCAGAGAAAGGAGCAAATGGGGTGATCATCTATAACTATCCAGGTACGGGCAACAAAGTGTTTCCCATGTCTCACCAGGGAACGGAAAAGACAGTGGCGGTGATGATAGGCAACTTGAAAGGCATGGAACTGTTGCACTTGATTCAGAAAGGAGTCTACGTGACGATCATCATTGAAGTGGGGAGAATGCACATGCCCTGGCTGAGCCATTACGTCATGTCTCTGTTTACCTTCCTGGCTGCCACGGTGGCCTACCTTTTCCTGTTCTGTGCCTGGAGACCCAGAGTGCCCAGTTCTCCCACCCGGAGGCGAAGACACATAAAGGCAGATGTGAGGAGAGCTATAGGTCAGCTTCCACTGCGAGTGCTCAAAGATGGGGATAAGGAACTGGACCCGGAAGAAGACAGTTGTGTTGTTTGCTTTGACATATACAAACCTCAAGATGTAGTACGTACTTTAACTTGCAAACACTTTTTCCATAAGGCATGCATCGACCCCTGGCTTTTAGCCCATAGGACATGCCCCATGTGCAAGTGTGACATTCTGAAACCTTAA
- the RNF133 gene encoding E3 ubiquitin-protein ligase RNF133 gives MMNLLKTGTWRSNVASSWLMTFSFLWLLSQHCCRASAVWTAYMNISFHVGNRMLSELGETGVFGRSSTLKTVAGVIVPPQGKTQNACNPSTVFSKPKNSETWLALVERGGCTFTQKIKVAVEKGASGVIIYNFPGTGNQVFPMSHQTFEDIVVVMIGNLKGMEILHLIRKGVHVTVMIEVGRKHIIWMNHYFVSFVIVTTATLAYFIFYHIRRLWVARIQSRRWQRLTTDLKKAFGQLQLRVLKEGDDEVGPNGDSCVVCFELYKPNDTVRILTCKHFFHKNCIDPWVLAHGTCPMCKCDILKALGIQVDVEDGTESLQILMSSELPGLLSPSEEGPGNEPPPAGRLDKVTHVEVEAQPASQTAGQAESVSADVHPPP, from the coding sequence ATGATGAATCTCCTCAAGACTGGCACCTGGAGAAGCAACGTTGCCTCTTCCTGGCTCATGACATTCAGTTTTCTTTGGCTGCTTAGCCAGCACTGTTGCAGAGCCAGTGCTGTTTGGACTGCTTACATGAACATATCTTTTCATGTCGGGAATCGCATGTTGTCAGAGTTGGGAGAGACCGGAGTATTTGGGAGAAGCTCCACTTTGAAGACGGTGGCGGGAGTTATTGTGCCGCCACagggaaaaacacaaaatgcATGCAACCCCAGTACCGTTTTCAGCAAACCGAAGAACTCAGAGACGTGGCTCGCACTGGTTGAACGGGGAGGTTGCACCTTCACACAGAAGATCAAGGTGGCCGTGGAAAAGGGAGCCAGTGGAGTCATCATCTACAACTTCCCAGGAACTGGCAATCAGGTCTTTCCCATGTCTCATCAGACCTTCGAAGACATCGTTGTGGTCATGATTGGTAACTTAAAAGGCATGGAGATTTTGCATTTAATTCGGAAGGGAGTTCACGTCACAGTCATGATTGAGGTGGGAAGAAAACACATCATCTGGATGAATCactattttgtctcttttgtgaTCGTCACAACTGCTACTTTAGCATATTTCATCTTTTATCATATTCGAAGACTTTGGGTAGCAAGGATTCAGAGCAGAAGATGGCAGCGGTTAACTACCGATCTCAAGAAAGCCTTCGGCCAACTTCAACTTCGGGTCCTGAAAGAGGGAGACGACGAGGTCGGTCCCAATGGCGATAGCTGTGTGGTTTGCTTTGAACTCTATAAGCCTAATGATACCGTTCGTATTCTGACTTGTAAACACTTTTTCCACAAGAATTGCATTGACCCCTGGGTTCTAGCCCACGGGACGTGCCCCATGTGCAAATGTGACATTCTTAAAGCTCTGGGGATTCAAGTGGATGTTGAAGATGGAACAGAATCTTTGCAAATCCTAATGTCGAGTGAACTGCCTGGTCTCTTGTCACCTAGTGAGGAAGGCCCTGGTAATGAACCTCCTCCTGCAGGAAGGTTGGATAAAGTGACCCACGTGGAGGTGGAGGCACAGCCTGCCTCTCAGACTGCCGGCCAGGCCGAATCGGTATCAGCAGATGTTCATCCTCCACCGTGA